Proteins from a genomic interval of Microtus ochrogaster isolate Prairie Vole_2 chromosome 24, MicOch1.0, whole genome shotgun sequence:
- the Ndufa12 gene encoding NADH dehydrogenase [ubiquinone] 1 alpha subcomplex subunit 12: MQPVKMELVEVLRRGLQQVTGHGGLRGLLRIFFRANDIRVGTLVGEDKYGNKYYEDNKQFFGRHRWVIYTTEMHGKNTFWDMDGSMVPPEWHRWLHCMTDDPPTKKPPTARKFIWANHKFNVTGTPEQYVPYSTTRKKIQEWVPPSTPYK, encoded by the exons ATGCAGCCGGTTAAAATGGAGCTGGTGGAGGTCCTGAGGCGCGGGCTGCAGCAGGTCACCGGCCACGGCGGACTGCGGGGCTTACTGAGGATTTTCTTCAG GGCAAATGACATCCGGGTTGGTACTTTGGTGGGAGAAGACAAATACGGAAACAAGTACTACGAGGACAACAAGCAGTTTTTTG GCCGCCACCGATGGGTCATCTACACCACTGAAATGCACGGCAAAAACACGTTCTGGGACATGGATGGAAGCATGGTGCCTCCCGAATG GCACCGTTGGCTTCACTGCATGACCGATGACCCTCCAACGAAAAAACCACCGACGGCCCGTAAATTCATCTGGGCAAACCACAAGTTCAATGTGACTGGCACTCCAGAGCAATATGTCCCTTACTCCACCACGAGAAAGAAGATCCAGGAATGGGTCCCACCTTCGACACCGTACAAGTGA